A region of the Oncorhynchus clarkii lewisi isolate Uvic-CL-2024 chromosome 4, UVic_Ocla_1.0, whole genome shotgun sequence genome:
GTAATCTATATGCATTAAGGCATCTGTGGTCATAGGGCGCGACACGTATATTTATGTCTGTTTGACCAAAGGGGGACTGTAAAGGGAAAATGAATTGATCAATTATTTTCCAGTATTTGATTTACTGATTATATTAATTGGTATGTAATTAGCATGATTATATGTGTGGGAAGACATTTCCCTTATTAGTCTACAATTATCTGTTGGAACTAAGTAAAGATGTTCATACTTTTGACCTATTTAACTAACAATATCAAATGTCTGCCAGTGTTGAATGTTATGGTTAAAGTTTGACACCAGACTGAGTCGAGGGCACACATCTGTGACACTTTGAGATTCTGTAGCAGATGATATCGTGACTTCCTTCAAGCCTCTCAGGCTGGTGTTTATAGGACATTAGGTGCTGTGTGAACAATTTCTCCCCTGTACGTGTCAACTGATGTATGGTATGGTCTCTGAAAAATCCAAAACAATTGTCACACAGAGCACTGAAAAGTATTTTTTCCTTTGTGTGTTTTCTGGTGTGCTTTGAGAGCTTCTAGCTGGCCAGAGGACTTCTTACACCTGTGGACATTATAGGGTCTATGTCCAGTGTGGGTCTTCTTATGTGTCAACTGATGTCTCTTAAAATCTCTGGAAAAGCAAAAACATTTGTCACATTGAGAGCATTTATATGGTCTTCCTGTGTGGATCATTTCATGTCTAATCCGTTGGGATCGTTCTCCAAATCCTTTCCCACACTCAAAGCATTTATATGGTCTCTCCCCAGTGTGAGTCCTTCTGTGTGTTTTAAGTGATTCAGCGCAGACATAGCTCTTCCCACAGTCTACACAATgatagggtttctcccctgtgtgagtcCTCTGATGCGTTTGCATGACATATTTATTGTAGAAGCTTTTGCCACATTGCGGGCAGGTGGCTGGGGTCAGCTGTACactgttttctttttttgctatGATTTTCCCAGACTTCAACATTGCGATGTACTCTTTGGGGTGGTCCCTCTTGAGGTGCCCATGGAAAAAGCGCTCTATGGTGAAGCCGAGCGCACATTGGGGGCATGGATAGAAGGAGGACACACCTTTAGAGTCACCTAAAGGAAAGAGAAAAACAAAATGAATTGCAGTTCTATTTCAATAAAGAGCCGTAGCTAATGAGCTAATGTAACACAATCATATGTCTACACAATAACTGCAATCCACCCCACCTATGTTACACACTGATATCAACATTATTCGCTTTCTCATCTGTACCTGGTGCAGTCCCTTGATCCAATGATGTCCTGCTGCAATCTTCAATCTTCAATCCTACTGAAACGTCATGCTCATCGTTTTCACAGTCCTTTGAAGCAGAAATGAGGGTGAATTCAGTTGAGTCCTAAAGTCAGTTACCTTCAACAATTGGCTAAATACTAACTAGACCCAGCACTCAAGCTAGTATCTGCTCAAGAAAGCTATACTTCGTGTTTGTGAAATCTTAACTTTATTATGAAGCATTAGGCTTAAAAAGCGACTGAACGCACCGATTGCACGTTTTTCTGTTGCTCATGAAGAAAAACAAAATTTCAGTCTTGGGGGTGTGGTTCAATGTGGCGGATACTGGGtgtttgtcccccatgagacacCATAGGACACCATAGGTACAAAGCTAGTACCACTTCCTCAAAACAGTCAGAATGAATCTAAAATAACTTATGAAATCTGTAATCAATTTTTACAGAGGAGGTTTTAGtggcgcaattttacatctagctaaggtgtttggtgcagtatatCTTAAGTACAAAAACGCGCTACGTGTTGCCTTATGAAAACAAATTCAGAGTCAATCTGCTGCGCTGCTGGACAGGTCTGTCTCACTAGGCAGGTTTCTATTGAACTAGGTTAATTTGACAAAAGaaattttgcaaaaaaaaaaaagctctaAAGAGCGACATTTCTTCGTTCAACAGGGGTGAATTTTCTTGTTGTCAACAAATGATGATGGAAACAGTGTTTTTCGAATAAACGCTTGCCGAATAGTTTTGATGGTGCACGTAACTATAaagctccactccactccactccacattTAAATCTAAATTCCTACTCctttctacagttgaagtcggaagtttacatacaccttagccaaatacatttaaactgagtttttcacaattcctgacatttaatcctagtaaaaatgacctgtcttaggtcagttaggatcaccacttcattttaagaatgtgaaatgtcagaacaatagtagataatgatttatttcagcttttatttatttcatcacattcccagggggtcagaagtttaaatacattcaattagtatttagtagcattgcctttaaattgtttaacttgggtcaaacgtttcgggtagccttccacaaccttcccacaatgagttggctgaattttggcccattcctcctgacaaagctggtgtaacggagtcaggttataagcctccttgctcgcacacactttttcagttctgcccacaacttttctattggagtgatgtccactccaataccgtaactttgttgtccttaagacattttgccacaactttggaagtatgcttggggtcattgttcatttggaagacccatttgcgaccaggcttcaacttcctgactgatgtcttgagatgttgcttcaatatatccacatcattttcctttcctcatgattgccatcaattttgtgaagtgcaccaattcCTCCTGCAGcttagcacccccacaacatgatgctgccaccctcgtgcttcacgattgggatggtgttcttcgacttgcaagcctctctcctttttcctccaaacataacgatggtcattatagccaaacagttctatttttgtttcatcagaacagaggacatttctccaaaaactacaatctttgtccccatgtgcagttgcaaaccgtagtctggcgtttttatggcgtttttggagcagtggcttcttccttgctgagtggactTTCTGAgtggtcgatacaggactcgttttactgtggatataaatacttttgtaccggtttcctccagcatcttcacaaggtcctttgctgttgttctgggattgattttcacttttcgcaccaaagtacgttcatctctaggagacagaacgcgtctccttcctgagcggtatcaAGGCTGCGTgggtccatggtgtttatacttgcgtagtattgtttgtacagatgaacgtggtaccttcaggcatttggaaattactcccaaggatgaaccagacttgtggaggtctacaatttcttttctgaggtcttggctgatgtcttttgattttcccatcatgtcaagcaaagaggcactgagtttgaaggtaggccttgaaatacatccacaggtacacctccaattgactcaaattatgtcaattagcctatcagaagcttttaaatgCATGACATAATTTActggtattttccaagctgtttaaaggcacagtcaacttagtgtatgtaaacttctgacccactggaattgtgatacagtgaattataagtgaaataagctgtctgtaaacaattgttggaaaaattacttgtgtcatgcacaaagtagatgtcctaaccgaaaactagtttgttaacaagaaatttgtggagtggttgaaaaacgagttttaatgactccaacctaattgtgtgtaaacttccaatttcaactgtatatgtatatttCAACGATAAAAACAATGCTTCATTGCAGGACAAAGATTGTCTTGACTTTCAAGAATGCCTAAATTGCTTCAActttgttttcttgtttgcttaatgCATGTTTCACCATCCAAGTattatttcagatctacaggagtgcaagTCACACCATGGAACGGACCGTAGCGATATGTTGGCACATGAGAATTATTAGAATATGGCAAATATTAGTAAATTCTCGCAATCTATCCATTCTGGCTATTACTCGcaacctgagacatgaaacagataggtgggagggcacACAGGCTGTCGACAATTTCTTTGCCTAAATGGATAATGGAAACACTTTAATCACTTCATTTTTATTCGACACTAGGCTTTTGCaaaactttatttattttttagatgCGATTTCATTATGTCCAGCTGTTTTTAATCAACACAAGACAGTTCAATGGAATTTTCTATGTGAACTTTCTAAATGTCAACAGGATAAGTTAATGACAAAATAGCTAGAGTCTGTGTGCTCTGCCGTGCAATTGGATATGGCTCAATCACCGCAGTTCTTTAtcccatgttagtgagcattgtTGAAATCAAAACCCAACCCAAATCTCAAATCCTACAAAACTCAGTTTTGGAAtatactgactttatgaccagAATTCACCTACTGgcaattttttgtccattttggCAATGAAATAAATGTTCCTGACTAATCTCGATGTCACATATGCTGTTTTCAATGAGAGAAGTTGGTTCTCGAGTTCAGATCTGGTTTAAGTTTAGACATTTTCGCTACACCTATAGCCTACTTATTATATGTCAGTAGCACACTCCAAATGCAGTCACATAGTGTCAGAAAACATGAAGGTTGAAGGCTAGTTTTGTGGTTTGGTGTACACAGCTTATAATAGGTAGGGTAAAGAATGTTCAAAACTAGTGGAACAAAAAAACGTTCAGTTTGACCATACAAAACATCTCAAAGTATCTATTTCACTGTTATTAAATGCTTAAACTCACCCGCACATTATCACCTTCCATCTCACTGTCCTCTGTATCATCTGTATCAGAGTATGATGGTGATGTTTCCAACGGCTCCCAAGGCACTGACACTTTCACAATGTTCTcatcttctgacttcaactcaTCTTCATTCTCTTCTTCCTTCACTGTAATTAAGGTaacctcctcttcatctactggCAGAAGGGAGCATTCTTCAGACTCCTCTTTGACTGGGGCTGGTGAAGGCAGCACCTTACACAGAGAAAACATCATTCATTCAGTATCAAGCTTATATCATAAAATGTTGATGTTAGCTAAAGGGCAATTCCATAGTAACGGAATGATGATGAGACTCCAGGCATTAAAGATATACAAGCATGTACAATTATATTCGTATTCCTGGATTAATTTACTTCTGATGCCTTACATTCTTTTTTCTGTCGAAAACCTTCATAAAAGGCATTGGGTAAAGATACAATTATATTTGTAAGTTAATTTATGTATATCTATACATCGGCTAATGTAAAAAAggtctttataaatacatttgattgatgccATTTTCATGTATTTGGTGATAAAAGCTTGACGCCCATTCAAAAACAGTATGAGACTGCACCAGGAAGCAGGCGGGACTTATATAGGGTATAACTCCTGGCTTTGCAAAGGTGCTTGCAAAGTGTTGAGGAGCTACTTACCTTGCCTTTAGGTCCACGCTCTTGCTCTGCGACTCCATGGACGTCTGAAACTGTTTCAAAGGAAGGATCTTGTCCATCAGTGCCCTCTTTTTTAAAAACCTGTGATGTTTCAACTCCTAATGGCACAGCTGAAATCTGACATTCTTCAGcctcctctttaacctcactccAATGCAATGATTGATCCTAGAACAGACCACGGTTGGTGTTAGAATAAACCATAGATCAATAAAACATCTAGTTGATTATTTTAGATATTGTATAATTCAATTGTTTCTCATTTTGAAGAATGGATCAAATTTGGCTCAACCTACAAAAAGCTCTTCTGACTGACCAATATTTCCATATCTCACATATTGATCCATTGGATCCAATTTTCAGAAGATGATGATCAGACTCGTGACCTGTCAATAACAAAATAAACCACCCAAATGTTGAGTTAGATCAAAAGGCTTAACAACAAAGCCAAAATAAAAGGCAACAATGGCACCAATGTTGATGTTAGCTAAAGGGCAATTCCATAGTAACGGAATGATGatgagactcagatttttcacttgaAATGTacatcaaacaaaacaaattaaTTGCAAGTTAAGTTTAAGTCAATGTGTTTTGTAAAATCTTCAATGCTAAACATAGCATTGTGAATGCAAAGAGGACTCGGCCCACCAAATAAGTTGAGTGAACTGGCAAAAGAGTTGATTCCTCATTCAAAGTCAAGGCCAGTGTGAATAAaatgaataatagtgaagaaaccaaaactttgaaataacacatggaatcatgtagtaaccaaaaaagtgttaaatcaaaatatattttatatttgagattcttcaaagtagccaccctttgccttgatgacagctttgcacactcttggcattctctcaaccagcttcataaggcagttacctggaatgcatttaaattaacaagtGTGTCTTATTAAAAAGTTAATATGTTAAAcatatttccttcttaatgcgtttgagccaatcagttgtgttgtgacaaggtaggggtggtatacagaagatagccctatttggtaaaaagccaagtccatattatggcaagaacagctcaaataagcaaaaggaaacaacagtccatcattactttaagacaggaaGATCAGTCGattcggaaaatgtcaagaaccttgaaagtttcttcaagtacagttggAAAAACCATcacgcgctatgatgaaactggctctcatgaggaccgccaaaggaaaggaagacccaaagttacctctgctgcagaggataagatcattagagttaccagccttgcagcccaaataaatgcttcacagagttcaagtaacagacacatttcaatatcaactgttcagaggagactgtgtcaataaggccttcatggtcaaattgatgcaaagaaaccactactaaaggacaccaatcataagaagagacttgcttgggacaagacacaagcaatggacattagaccggtgatttttggttccaattgctatgtctttgtgagacgcagagcaggtgaacggatgatctctgcgtgtgtggttcccaccgtgaagcgtgtgtgatggtgctttgctggtgacactgtctgtgatttatttagaattcaaggcacacttaaccagcatggctaccacagcattctgcagcgatactccatcccatctggtttgtgcttagtgggactatcacttgTTTTAAAAAAGGACAATGATCAAACACACtgccaggctgtgtaagggctataagacaaataaggagagtgatggagtgctgcattagatgacctggcctccacaatcacccgacctcaacacaattgagatggtttgggatgagttgaaccgcagagtgaaggagaagcagccaacaattgctcagcatttgtgggaaatccttcaagacggttggaaaagcattccaggtgaagctggttgagagaatgccaagagtgtgaaaagctgtcatcaaggcaaagggtggctactttgaagaatagattttgatttgttaaaagcttttttggttactacatgattccctatgtgttatttcatagttttgatgtcttcactattattctacaacgtagaaaatagtacaaataaagaaaaactcttgaatgagtgggtgtgtccaaacttttgacgggaaatgtatatataaatcattgcTTAGAAAGCAGCTGTCATTTTCTGACCACGTGGCAAGAAAAACATTGGGTGCTCCTACCATCTCTGGCCTCACATGAATTAATGGATTTGAGGGATTAACTAGCATTCAAATGAAAGCCAACCCTGATGTTATTTAGAAACCCAAATTATTGTTTGAGAAGTTGATAAATAGCTTGTtttttatataatataatatatatatatatatatatatatatatatatatatatatatatatatacatacacacacacatatatatatgtatacatatatacacacacacacacacacacacacagacatacatacacacacagttgaagtcggaagtttacaaacacttaggttggagtcattaaaacttgtttttcaaccactccacaaa
Encoded here:
- the LOC139406641 gene encoding zinc finger and SCAN domain-containing protein 2-like; this translates as MDQYVRYGNIGQSEELFDQSLHWSEVKEEAEECQISAVPLGVETSQVFKKEGTDGQDPSFETVSDVHGVAEQERGPKGKVLPSPAPVKEESEECSLLPVDEEEVTLITVKEEENEDELKSEDENIVKVSVPWEPLETSPSYSDTDDTEDSEMEGDNVRDCENDEHDVSVGLKIEDCSRTSLDQGTAPGDSKGVSSFYPCPQCALGFTIERFFHGHLKRDHPKEYIAMLKSGKIIAKKENSVQLTPATCPQCGKSFYNKYVMQTHQRTHTGEKPYHCVDCGKSYVCAESLKTHRRTHTGERPYKCFECGKGFGERSQRIRHEMIHTGRPYKCSQCDKCFCFSRDFKRHQLTHKKTHTGHRPYNVHRCKKSSGQLEALKAHQKTHKGKNTFQCSV